A genomic segment from Janibacter sp. DB-40 encodes:
- a CDS encoding NADH-quinone oxidoreductase subunit D, translated as MTSTPGPGARTLDVGVGDATLASADMVLNIGPQHPATHGVLRLRVVLDGERVVSADPVVGYMHRGAEKLFEVRDYRQITMLANRHDWLSAFSNELGVVLGVEAMLGMEIPERATWARTLLAELNRVLNHLMFLGSYPLELGAITPIFYSFREREDLQAVMEEISGGRMHFMFNRVGGLKEDLPAGWLDRVSTVVALIRDRMPQLEALIVGNEILEARTKGVGPLPHDLACAYGVSGPIARASGVDVDLRRDDPYLAYGELFGEGGPGRVVTRTAGDSLARLEVLLEQTHVSLDLADACVERMRSLERGPVNQRLPKVLKVPEGDRYTATENPLGLNGYHLVSRGDKTPWRLKLRSASFGNVQVLSQVLPGCLVSDLVAVLGSMFFVVGDVDK; from the coding sequence ATGACGAGCACACCGGGACCCGGCGCCCGGACGCTGGACGTCGGCGTCGGGGACGCCACCCTCGCGAGCGCGGACATGGTGCTCAACATCGGCCCGCAGCACCCGGCCACCCACGGCGTCCTGCGGCTGCGGGTCGTGCTCGACGGCGAGCGGGTGGTCTCGGCGGACCCGGTCGTCGGTTACATGCACCGCGGGGCGGAGAAGCTCTTCGAGGTCCGCGACTACCGACAGATCACGATGCTGGCCAACCGCCACGACTGGCTGTCGGCCTTCAGCAACGAGCTCGGGGTCGTCCTGGGGGTCGAGGCGATGCTCGGCATGGAGATCCCGGAGCGGGCGACGTGGGCGCGCACCCTCCTCGCGGAGCTCAACCGCGTGCTCAACCACCTGATGTTCCTGGGCTCCTACCCGCTGGAGCTCGGTGCGATCACGCCGATCTTCTACTCCTTCCGCGAGCGCGAGGACCTCCAGGCGGTGATGGAGGAGATCTCCGGCGGCCGGATGCACTTCATGTTCAATCGCGTCGGGGGCCTGAAGGAGGATCTGCCGGCGGGCTGGCTGGACCGGGTGTCGACCGTCGTCGCGCTGATCCGGGACCGGATGCCACAGCTCGAGGCCCTGATCGTCGGCAACGAGATCCTCGAGGCGAGGACGAAGGGGGTCGGCCCCCTCCCCCACGACCTCGCCTGCGCCTACGGGGTCTCCGGGCCGATCGCCCGGGCCTCGGGCGTCGACGTGGACCTGCGGCGCGACGACCCCTACCTCGCGTACGGGGAGCTCTTCGGCGAAGGGGGCCCCGGCAGGGTCGTCACCCGCACCGCCGGCGACAGCCTGGCGCGGCTCGAGGTGCTCCTGGAGCAGACCCACGTCAGCCTCGACCTCGCCGACGCGTGCGTGGAGCGGATGCGCTCGCTCGAGCGCGGTCCGGTGAACCAGCGCCTCCCCAAGGTGCTCAAGGTGCCCGAGGGCGACCGGTACACCGCGACGGAGAACCCGCTGGGCCTCAACGGATACCACCTGGTCTCGCGCGGCGACAAGACACCGTGGCGGCTGAAGCTGCGGTCCGCGTCCTTCGGGAACGTGCAGGTGCTCTCGCAGGTCCTGCCCGGCTGCCTCGTCTCCGACCTCGTTGCCGTGCTCGGCTCGATGTTCTTCGTCGTGGGGGACGTCGACAAGTAG
- a CDS encoding DUF6801 domain-containing protein encodes MSKRVTTRLSASAALVTGLGLMGIASAAPAQAASATLDYSCTYTVLNMGVIEGDNAVSVDLDVALPETAQVGDVIDPDVTATVTIPESRRDSLYGLLNVRSIDGPGEAEAAAEDGGLNAQNARNQADFTLSDGTTTLDGTIPLQIPMTEVPAAGELVVTATGSTEPVTLEQAGTYTIAAGDFQSYIRAYDASGGYSTNVTLDCTLVSSDATIGAVVVEPGTGDDGTGGTDGTDGTDGTDGTDGTDGTDGTDGTDGTDGTDGTDGTDGTDGTDGTDGTDGTDGTDGTDGTDGTDGTDGTDGTDGTDAGTPQIPAVVQTDGLTPAMTSQEDNSAALALGGLLLAGAGAGTVLVARRRAQQH; translated from the coding sequence ATGAGCAAGCGCGTCACCACCCGTCTGTCTGCGAGTGCCGCACTCGTCACCGGCCTCGGCTTGATGGGCATCGCCTCCGCGGCCCCGGCCCAGGCCGCTTCGGCCACGCTTGACTACAGCTGCACCTACACCGTGCTCAACATGGGTGTGATCGAGGGTGACAACGCCGTCAGTGTCGACCTCGACGTCGCGCTGCCGGAGACCGCGCAGGTCGGCGATGTGATCGACCCCGACGTGACGGCCACCGTCACCATCCCGGAGTCCCGGCGTGACTCGTTGTACGGCTTGCTCAACGTGCGCAGCATCGATGGGCCGGGAGAAGCCGAGGCAGCTGCCGAGGACGGTGGACTCAACGCGCAAAATGCGCGAAACCAGGCGGACTTCACGCTCAGCGACGGCACCACCACCCTCGATGGCACCATCCCGCTCCAGATCCCCATGACCGAGGTCCCGGCTGCCGGTGAGCTCGTCGTCACCGCCACCGGCTCGACGGAGCCCGTGACCCTCGAGCAGGCGGGCACCTACACCATCGCCGCGGGCGACTTCCAGAGCTACATCCGGGCGTACGACGCGAGTGGTGGCTACTCCACCAACGTCACGCTCGACTGCACCCTGGTCTCGTCGGACGCGACGATCGGCGCGGTCGTTGTCGAGCCCGGCACCGGGGATGACGGCACGGGCGGCACCGATGGGACCGACGGCACGGACGGGACTGACGGCACGGACGGGACCGACGGCACGGATGGCACGGACGGGACCGACGGCACGGATGGCACGGACGGCACCGACGGAACCGACGGGACCGACGGAACCGACGGCACGGACGGGACCGACGGCACGGATGGCACCGACGGCACCGACGGCACCGACGGAACCGACGGCACGGATGGCACCGACGGCACTGACGGCACGGACGCCGGCACCCCGCAGATCCCCGCGGTCGTCCAGACCGACGGTCTCACCCCGGCCATGACCTCCCAGGAGGACAACTCCGCCGCGCTCGCGCTCGGCGGTCTGCTCCTCGCGGGTGCAGGCGCCGGCACCGTGCTGGTCGCACGTCGCCGCGCGCAGCAGCACTGA
- a CDS encoding class F sortase — protein MTTPRTRREMRREGSRYRRTTALMAASVALVVGAGAAGVWWAQRDEPVMNVDVDAYVPPTEIMPTSASSSSSPTSSRTTSSSSSSATSTSSTDGNVVQGAPTGNPTRVQVTSGGRSIVDATLQATLLDSEDVLAPPFGTAGWYAEPGWPKPGFDGASILVGHINHGSNPDVFWNLPRVNIGDVVTVSYSSGEQVKFEITRSEAATKQGVPQDDSIWDHDNPDPVLRLITCDPQTSFSNGHYDGNWVVWAERLTT, from the coding sequence GTGACGACACCGCGCACACGCCGGGAGATGCGCCGCGAGGGCAGTCGCTACCGGCGCACGACCGCGCTCATGGCGGCCTCCGTCGCGCTCGTCGTGGGCGCCGGGGCCGCGGGGGTCTGGTGGGCGCAGCGCGACGAGCCGGTGATGAACGTCGACGTGGACGCCTACGTGCCGCCGACGGAGATCATGCCGACCTCGGCGAGCTCGTCGTCCTCACCGACGTCGTCGCGCACGACCTCGTCCAGCTCGTCGTCGGCCACGTCGACGTCCTCCACCGACGGCAACGTCGTCCAGGGCGCCCCCACCGGCAACCCGACTCGCGTCCAGGTCACCTCGGGCGGCCGCTCCATCGTCGACGCCACGCTCCAGGCCACGCTGCTCGACTCCGAAGACGTCCTGGCCCCCCCCTTCGGCACCGCCGGCTGGTACGCCGAGCCCGGCTGGCCCAAGCCCGGCTTCGACGGGGCGAGCATCCTCGTCGGCCACATCAACCACGGCAGCAACCCGGACGTCTTCTGGAACCTCCCCCGGGTCAACATCGGCGACGTCGTCACCGTCTCCTACAGCTCCGGCGAGCAGGTGAAGTTCGAGATCACCAGGTCCGAGGCGGCGACCAAGCAGGGTGTCCCCCAGGACGACTCGATCTGGGACCACGACAACCCGGATCCGGTGCTGCGCCTGATCACGTGCGATCCGCAGACGTCCTTCAGCAACGGGCACTACGACGGCAACTGGGTCGTGTGGGCCGAGCGGCTCACGACCTGA
- a CDS encoding DUF3180 domain-containing protein, with protein sequence MLRTGLKISTTVLVAFAVMVLSWGFGRWWITGGHAGLRIGWVAGVLLAGMAVVVVVAGSRMWRMRRGRTHVEPVVAARLLGLAQASALTGAITGGFYLGQALALLPDHDFGGRGVLAVQHGLAAFGGLLLAVAGLLVQSWCRIDDDDEDEERDPA encoded by the coding sequence GTGCTGAGGACGGGCCTGAAGATCTCGACGACGGTGCTCGTCGCCTTTGCCGTGATGGTGCTCAGCTGGGGCTTCGGGCGCTGGTGGATCACGGGTGGTCATGCCGGGCTGCGGATCGGTTGGGTCGCCGGTGTCCTGCTCGCGGGGATGGCGGTCGTTGTCGTGGTGGCCGGCTCGCGGATGTGGCGGATGCGGCGCGGTCGCACCCACGTCGAGCCCGTCGTCGCCGCCCGTCTGCTCGGTCTGGCCCAGGCCAGCGCGCTCACCGGAGCGATCACCGGGGGCTTCTACCTCGGGCAGGCTCTCGCACTGCTCCCGGACCACGACTTCGGCGGCCGGGGGGTCCTGGCGGTCCAGCACGGACTCGCCGCGTTCGGGGGCCTGCTCCTGGCCGTCGCCGGGCTCCTCGTGCAGTCCTGGTGCCGCATCGATGACGACGACGAGGACGAGGAGCGCGATCCCGCCTGA
- the folK gene encoding 2-amino-4-hydroxy-6-hydroxymethyldihydropteridine diphosphokinase, which translates to MTMPRDRISLLGVRAFGHHGVLTREKREGQEFVVDVVLHLDLAPAGTSDELARTVNYAEVGADVVARIEGPSLDLIESLAEQIAGDALARPGVHTVQVTVHKPSAPVGVPFGDVTVGIERRRAVPVVIALGANLGDPERRLDAAIDDLAGDLEAVRRAPFVTTDPVGGPDQPRYTNTVLVATTAHAPDALLARLHAVEARHGRVREVRWGARSLDLDLIQYGDPAAGTDVVSDEPQLTLPHPRAHERGFVLAPWTRVDPDAVLRVGGSVIAVSELLAAVDTSDMRDTEAGSC; encoded by the coding sequence ATGACCATGCCGCGCGACCGCATCAGCCTGCTGGGTGTGCGTGCCTTCGGCCACCACGGCGTGCTGACCCGGGAGAAGCGCGAGGGGCAGGAGTTCGTCGTCGACGTCGTGCTGCACCTCGACCTGGCCCCCGCCGGGACGAGCGACGAGCTCGCCCGCACGGTCAACTACGCCGAGGTCGGCGCGGACGTCGTCGCCCGGATCGAGGGCCCCTCGCTCGACCTGATCGAGTCGCTCGCCGAGCAGATCGCCGGGGACGCGCTGGCCCGCCCCGGTGTGCACACCGTCCAGGTGACCGTCCACAAGCCCTCCGCACCCGTGGGGGTGCCCTTCGGGGACGTGACCGTGGGCATCGAGCGTCGGCGCGCCGTCCCCGTGGTGATCGCGCTCGGTGCCAACCTCGGGGACCCTGAGCGACGGCTCGACGCCGCGATCGACGACCTCGCCGGTGACCTCGAGGCGGTGCGCCGGGCCCCCTTCGTCACGACGGACCCGGTCGGCGGTCCCGACCAGCCGCGCTACACCAACACCGTCCTGGTGGCGACGACGGCCCATGCGCCCGACGCGCTGCTCGCGCGGCTGCACGCCGTCGAGGCCCGGCACGGACGGGTGCGTGAGGTGCGCTGGGGGGCGCGCAGCCTCGACCTGGACCTCATCCAGTACGGCGACCCCGCCGCCGGGACGGACGTCGTCAGCGACGAACCGCAGCTCACGCTGCCGCACCCGCGGGCGCACGAGCGCGGCTTCGTGCTTGCCCCGTGGACCCGCGTCGACCCGGACGCCGTCCTGCGCGTCGGCGGCTCGGTCATCGCCGTGAGCGAGCTGCTCGCGGCGGTCGACACCTCCGACATGCGCGACACGGAGGCCGGCTCGTGCTGA
- the folP gene encoding dihydropteroate synthase, protein MTHAVLEQLAARATRPGPVVMGVVNVTPDSFSDGGRWIETDAAIAHGRELVAAGADVIDVGGESTRPGAQRPSAEEELRRVVPVVEALAQEGVVVSVDTMRADVARPSLEAGGAIINDVSGGLADPQMPALVADSGAPFVVMHWRGHSHDMQSKARYGDVVAEVCAELEERVTALRDAGAVPEQLVLDPGIGFSKTAEHNWELLAGLEEVVDLGYPVLLGTSRKGFLGRVGRREGDERPLDARAVATATTSARAARAGVWCVRVHDVTATIDAIDVTAAMGELPA, encoded by the coding sequence GTGACGCACGCCGTCCTCGAGCAGCTCGCGGCCCGGGCGACGCGGCCCGGCCCGGTGGTCATGGGCGTCGTCAACGTCACGCCCGACTCCTTCAGCGACGGCGGCCGGTGGATCGAGACCGATGCGGCCATCGCCCACGGTCGCGAGCTCGTCGCGGCCGGTGCCGACGTCATCGACGTCGGCGGTGAGTCCACACGCCCCGGGGCGCAGCGTCCGTCGGCGGAGGAGGAGCTGCGCCGGGTCGTGCCCGTCGTCGAGGCCCTCGCCCAAGAGGGTGTCGTCGTCTCGGTCGACACGATGCGGGCCGATGTGGCCCGTCCGTCGCTCGAGGCCGGAGGCGCGATCATCAACGACGTGAGCGGAGGACTGGCCGACCCTCAGATGCCGGCCCTCGTCGCCGACAGCGGCGCCCCCTTCGTCGTGATGCACTGGCGCGGGCACTCGCACGACATGCAGTCCAAGGCGCGCTACGGGGACGTCGTCGCGGAGGTGTGCGCCGAGCTCGAGGAGCGCGTCACTGCGCTGCGCGACGCCGGGGCCGTGCCCGAGCAGCTGGTCCTCGACCCGGGCATCGGCTTCAGCAAGACCGCCGAGCACAACTGGGAGCTGCTCGCCGGCCTCGAGGAGGTCGTCGACCTCGGCTACCCCGTCCTGCTCGGCACGTCCCGCAAGGGATTCCTCGGTCGGGTCGGGCGAAGGGAGGGGGACGAGCGTCCCCTCGACGCCCGGGCCGTGGCCACGGCCACCACCAGCGCCCGCGCGGCCCGCGCCGGGGTGTGGTGCGTGCGTGTGCACGACGTCACCGCCACGATCGACGCGATCGACGTCACCGCGGCGATGGGGGAGCTACCGGCATGA
- the folE gene encoding GTP cyclohydrolase I FolE: MARSVDVARIEAAVREILIAVGEDPDRDGLVETPGRVARSYEEVFAGLHSDPAELLGTTFDIAHDELVIVRDIELYSTCEHHLVPFHGVAHVGYVPGKSGKVTGLSKLARLVDMFAKRPQVQERLTSQIADALVDHLDVGGVIVVVEAEHLCMSMRGVRKPGAKTITSAVRGQLRDATTRAEAMALLSGAAR; the protein is encoded by the coding sequence ATGGCCCGCAGCGTCGACGTGGCTCGCATCGAGGCAGCCGTGCGCGAGATCCTCATCGCGGTCGGGGAGGACCCCGACCGTGACGGGCTCGTCGAGACCCCCGGGCGGGTCGCCCGCTCGTACGAGGAGGTCTTCGCCGGGCTGCACTCCGACCCGGCGGAGCTGCTCGGGACGACCTTCGACATCGCGCACGACGAGCTGGTGATCGTGCGTGACATCGAGCTGTACTCCACGTGCGAGCACCACCTCGTCCCCTTCCACGGGGTCGCTCACGTCGGCTACGTGCCCGGCAAGAGCGGCAAGGTGACCGGCCTGTCGAAGCTCGCCCGTCTCGTCGACATGTTCGCCAAGCGCCCGCAGGTCCAGGAGCGCCTGACCAGCCAGATCGCCGACGCCCTCGTCGACCACCTCGACGTGGGTGGCGTCATCGTCGTCGTCGAGGCCGAGCACCTGTGCATGTCGATGCGCGGGGTGCGCAAGCCGGGCGCCAAGACCATCACCTCCGCCGTGCGCGGCCAGCTGCGTGACGCGACCACCCGGGCCGAGGCCATGGCACTGCTCTCCGGGGCCGCTCGGTGA
- the ftsH gene encoding ATP-dependent zinc metalloprotease FtsH, whose product MNAKKFFRSPAFWALLMITVFGLMFLTQGDEEYARVDTSAAEELITDGKVENAHFTTDNVLQLELKEGETYSDGEAVQDADKVETEFIDARANELLTIVDENVDGVQNDTVERPSVWSNILLSLLPLLLLVALFWFILSRAQGGGSQVMKFGKSKAKLASTDTPKVTFADVAGADEAVEELHEIVDFLREPSKFLAVGAKIPKGVLLYGQPGTGKTLLARAVAGEAGVPFFSISGSDFVEMFVGVGASRVRDLFEQAKTNAPAIVFVDEIDAVGRHRGAGMGGGHDEREQTLNQLLVEMDGFDVKTNVILIAATNRPDILDPALLRPGRFDRQISVENPDMIGRHRILEVHAAGKPMAPGVDLLAVARRTPGMTGADLANVLNEAALLTARLNQQFIDDSILDEAIDRVIAGPQKRTRIMSAQERKITAYHEGGHALVAAAMNHTDPVTKITILPRGRALGYTMVMPTDDKYSTTRNEILDQLAYALGGRVAEEIIFHDPSTGAANDIEKASAMARKMVTEYGMSEKIGAVKLGQSQGEPFLGRDMGHQRDYSERVAGIVDQEVRRFIEAAHDEAWYALNDNREVLDRLVLELLEHETLNAKELADLFADVRRRPVRPTWLSSEDRPISQIPPVLTPAEEDAKRQREERARSQEQTQPPATTEGRHEPTVAEQIDRAAEEGASLPPENPPSEVREVPPGEPVDGDGRV is encoded by the coding sequence ATGAACGCGAAGAAGTTTTTCCGCTCCCCAGCCTTCTGGGCGCTGCTGATGATCACCGTCTTCGGACTGATGTTCCTCACGCAGGGCGACGAGGAGTACGCCCGGGTGGACACCTCCGCCGCCGAGGAGCTGATCACCGACGGCAAGGTCGAGAACGCCCACTTCACGACCGACAACGTCCTGCAGCTCGAGCTGAAGGAGGGGGAGACCTACTCCGACGGCGAGGCGGTCCAGGACGCGGACAAGGTCGAGACCGAGTTCATCGACGCCCGCGCCAACGAGCTGCTCACGATCGTCGACGAGAACGTCGACGGCGTGCAGAACGACACGGTCGAGCGCCCCAGCGTCTGGAGCAACATCCTGCTCTCGCTGCTGCCGCTGCTGCTGCTCGTCGCCCTGTTCTGGTTCATCCTCAGCCGCGCCCAGGGCGGCGGCTCCCAGGTGATGAAGTTCGGCAAGTCCAAGGCGAAGCTCGCCTCGACGGACACCCCGAAGGTCACCTTCGCCGACGTGGCCGGAGCCGACGAGGCCGTGGAGGAGCTGCACGAGATCGTCGACTTCCTGCGCGAGCCGAGCAAGTTCCTCGCGGTCGGCGCCAAGATCCCCAAGGGCGTGCTGCTCTACGGCCAGCCCGGTACCGGTAAGACCCTGCTCGCCCGCGCCGTCGCCGGTGAGGCGGGAGTGCCCTTCTTCTCCATCTCGGGCTCGGACTTCGTCGAGATGTTCGTCGGTGTCGGTGCCTCCCGTGTGCGTGACCTCTTCGAGCAGGCCAAGACCAACGCGCCGGCCATCGTCTTCGTCGACGAGATCGACGCCGTCGGGCGCCACCGCGGCGCCGGCATGGGCGGCGGCCACGACGAGCGCGAGCAGACGCTCAACCAGCTGCTCGTCGAGATGGACGGCTTCGACGTCAAGACCAACGTCATCCTCATCGCGGCGACCAACCGCCCCGACATCCTCGACCCGGCGCTGCTGCGCCCGGGGCGCTTCGACCGGCAGATCTCCGTCGAGAACCCCGACATGATCGGCCGCCACCGCATCCTCGAGGTGCACGCCGCCGGCAAGCCCATGGCCCCCGGCGTCGACCTGCTCGCGGTCGCCCGGCGCACGCCCGGCATGACCGGTGCCGACCTGGCCAACGTGCTCAACGAGGCGGCGCTGCTGACCGCCCGCCTGAACCAGCAGTTCATCGACGACTCGATCCTCGACGAGGCCATCGATCGCGTCATCGCCGGACCGCAGAAGCGCACCCGGATCATGAGCGCGCAGGAGCGCAAGATCACCGCGTACCACGAGGGTGGGCACGCGCTCGTCGCCGCGGCGATGAACCACACCGACCCGGTCACCAAGATCACGATCCTGCCGCGCGGCCGCGCCCTCGGGTACACGATGGTCATGCCGACCGACGACAAGTACTCGACCACGCGCAACGAGATCCTCGACCAGCTGGCCTACGCCCTCGGCGGTCGCGTCGCGGAGGAGATCATCTTCCACGACCCCTCCACCGGCGCCGCCAACGACATCGAGAAGGCCTCGGCGATGGCCCGCAAGATGGTCACCGAGTACGGCATGAGCGAGAAGATCGGCGCGGTCAAGCTCGGCCAGTCCCAGGGCGAGCCCTTCCTCGGCCGCGACATGGGCCACCAGAGGGACTACTCGGAGAGGGTCGCCGGCATCGTCGACCAGGAGGTCCGTCGCTTCATCGAGGCCGCGCACGACGAGGCCTGGTACGCCCTCAACGACAACCGGGAGGTCCTCGACCGGCTGGTCCTGGAGCTGCTCGAGCACGAGACCCTCAACGCCAAGGAGCTCGCGGACCTCTTCGCCGACGTCCGGCGCCGCCCGGTCCGCCCGACGTGGCTGAGCAGCGAGGACCGCCCGATCTCGCAGATCCCGCCGGTCCTCACCCCGGCCGAGGAGGATGCGAAGCGGCAGCGTGAGGAGAGGGCCCGCTCCCAGGAGCAGACCCAGCCTCCGGCCACCACGGAGGGCCGGCACGAGCCGACGGTCGCCGAGCAGATCGACCGGGCGGCCGAGGAGGGCGCGAGCCTCCCGCCGGAGAACCCACCGAGCGAGGTCCGAGAGGTCCCGCCGGGCGAGCCCGTCGACGGCGACGGACGCGTCTGA
- the hpt gene encoding hypoxanthine phosphoribosyltransferase, which yields MDTTHMQDDLVEVLVTDEQIQTRLAELADEVWKHYEGKDLLLVGVLKGAVMVMADFMRHLPGSAPMDWMAVSSYGSGTKSSGVVRILKDLDGDITDRHVLIIEDIIDSGLTLSWIRANLESRSPASVEILTLLRKPEAAKVDIDTRWVGFDIPNEFVVGYGLDFAENYRNLRDVATLAPHVYS from the coding sequence GTGGACACCACCCACATGCAGGATGACCTCGTCGAGGTGCTCGTCACCGACGAGCAGATCCAGACGCGTCTCGCCGAGCTCGCGGACGAGGTCTGGAAGCACTACGAGGGCAAGGACCTGCTGCTCGTCGGTGTCCTCAAGGGCGCGGTTATGGTCATGGCCGACTTCATGCGCCACCTGCCCGGCTCCGCCCCCATGGACTGGATGGCGGTCAGCTCCTACGGCTCCGGCACCAAGTCCTCGGGTGTGGTGCGCATCCTCAAGGACCTCGACGGCGACATCACCGACCGGCACGTGCTCATCATCGAGGACATCATCGACTCCGGGCTGACCCTGTCGTGGATCCGGGCCAACCTCGAGTCCCGCTCGCCGGCCTCCGTCGAGATCCTCACCCTGCTGCGCAAGCCCGAGGCGGCCAAGGTCGACATCGACACCCGCTGGGTGGGCTTCGACATCCCCAACGAGTTCGTCGTCGGCTACGGCCTGGACTTCGCCGAGAACTACCGCAACCTGCGCGACGTCGCCACGCTCGCCCCGCACGTCTACAGCTGA
- the tilS gene encoding tRNA lysidine(34) synthetase TilS, translated as MGAGHPAQADCRRGVRAALEGLPAGSLALAAVSGGGDSLALAAALAAEAANHEITAGAIIVDHGLQEESTDVALLAVQQCADVGLAPVAVVPVEVVATGEGLEAAARDARYTALAETAAAMGTSKDVDHPAFVVLLGHTRDDQAEQVLLGLTRGSGARSLAGMPVLTVREGTPFARPLLHLPRQTTHDACSAWGLVPWTDPMNDDAAFTRVRARAALAELERALGPGIDEALARTADLLREDADLLDELADAAVPDHGPDGVAVGDLGELPGALRSRVWRRLLLTAGAPAGSLTAGHVAACDRLVTDWHGQGPLHLPGDLRVSRADGRVHIAPAAGGQ; from the coding sequence ATGGGAGCCGGCCACCCGGCACAGGCTGACTGCCGAAGGGGGGTCCGCGCCGCCCTCGAGGGTCTGCCTGCCGGCTCGCTGGCGCTCGCCGCGGTCAGCGGTGGCGGGGACTCCCTCGCGCTCGCGGCCGCGCTCGCGGCCGAGGCGGCCAACCACGAGATCACGGCCGGCGCGATCATCGTCGACCACGGCCTGCAGGAGGAGTCGACGGACGTCGCGCTGCTCGCCGTCCAGCAGTGCGCGGACGTCGGTCTCGCCCCGGTGGCCGTCGTCCCCGTCGAGGTCGTCGCGACGGGGGAGGGGCTCGAGGCGGCCGCCCGGGACGCCCGCTACACCGCCCTCGCCGAGACCGCAGCGGCGATGGGCACCTCGAAGGACGTTGACCACCCGGCCTTTGTGGTCCTGCTCGGGCACACCCGGGACGACCAGGCCGAGCAGGTCCTCCTCGGGCTCACCCGCGGATCCGGGGCCCGGTCCCTCGCCGGGATGCCGGTGCTCACCGTCCGGGAGGGCACCCCCTTCGCCCGACCGCTGCTCCACCTGCCGCGGCAGACCACGCACGACGCCTGCTCGGCGTGGGGACTCGTGCCGTGGACCGACCCGATGAACGACGACGCCGCCTTCACCCGGGTGCGGGCCCGTGCCGCGCTGGCCGAGCTGGAGAGAGCGCTCGGCCCCGGCATCGACGAGGCGCTCGCCCGCACCGCAGACCTCCTGCGCGAGGACGCCGACCTCCTCGACGAGCTCGCCGATGCCGCGGTCCCGGACCACGGCCCCGACGGCGTGGCGGTCGGGGACCTGGGCGAGCTGCCCGGTGCCCTCCGCTCCCGGGTGTGGCGCCGACTGCTCCTGACCGCCGGTGCCCCCGCCGGCTCCCTCACTGCCGGGCACGTCGCCGCCTGCGACCGACTCGTCACCGACTGGCACGGGCAGGGACCGCTGCACCTGCCCGGCGATCTGCGCGTGAGCCGTGCCGACGGCCGGGTGCACATCGCCCCCGCGGCTGGTGGACAATGA
- a CDS encoding zinc-dependent metalloprotease → MPNYVDWTFAKSAGARLVPPGPDVSPEEATRIVEEIRELAAFAVDPVAATARLSAPGDAPPPLVIDRPTWIDVNADSMAAMLDPALEAVARRRDKEPSGLAQAVGSKITGTEAGGMLAFLSTKVLGQYDIAPGGTPALLLVAPNIVHTEREIKAVPRDFRLWVCLHEETHRVQFTAVPWLRDHIIDSARTLAVDLVPDTSDLRDRVEQIATQLPKVFSGESQGLAELVITPEQREQMAKVTAVMSLLEGHADVVMDDVGPAYVPTVRSIRRRFTERRKGAGAVDRLLRRLLGLEAKMRQYRDGAVFVRTVQESVGVDGFNAVWTSPETLPTPLEITDPTAWVRRVHG, encoded by the coding sequence GTGCCGAACTACGTCGACTGGACATTCGCCAAGAGCGCCGGGGCCCGCCTCGTGCCCCCCGGACCCGACGTGTCGCCCGAGGAGGCCACCCGGATCGTCGAGGAGATCCGCGAGCTGGCGGCCTTCGCCGTCGATCCCGTCGCGGCCACCGCCCGCCTGAGCGCGCCCGGCGACGCACCGCCACCCCTGGTCATCGACCGCCCCACGTGGATCGACGTCAACGCCGACTCGATGGCCGCGATGCTCGACCCGGCGCTGGAGGCGGTCGCCAGGCGCCGGGACAAGGAGCCCTCGGGCCTGGCCCAGGCCGTCGGCAGCAAGATCACCGGCACCGAGGCCGGCGGGATGCTCGCCTTCCTCTCCACCAAGGTCCTCGGCCAGTACGACATCGCCCCCGGCGGCACCCCGGCGCTGCTGCTCGTCGCGCCGAACATCGTGCACACCGAGCGCGAGATCAAGGCCGTCCCGCGCGACTTCCGCCTGTGGGTGTGCCTGCACGAGGAGACCCACCGCGTGCAGTTCACCGCCGTGCCGTGGCTGCGCGACCACATCATCGACTCCGCCCGCACCCTCGCCGTGGACCTCGTGCCCGACACCTCCGACCTGCGTGATCGCGTCGAGCAGATCGCCACCCAGCTGCCCAAGGTCTTCAGCGGCGAGAGCCAGGGGCTCGCCGAGCTCGTCATCACGCCGGAGCAGCGGGAGCAGATGGCCAAGGTCACCGCGGTCATGTCCCTCCTCGAGGGGCACGCCGACGTCGTCATGGACGACGTGGGCCCCGCGTACGTCCCCACCGTCCGCTCGATCCGGCGCCGCTTCACCGAGCGACGGAAGGGGGCCGGTGCCGTCGACCGTCTGCTGCGCCGGCTCCTCGGTCTCGAGGCGAAGATGCGCCAGTACCGCGACGGCGCCGTCTTCGTGCGCACGGTCCAGGAGAGCGTCGGCGTCGACGGCTTCAACGCCGTGTGGACCTCCCCCGAAACCCTGCCCACCCCGCTCGAGATCACCGATCCGACCGCGTGGGTGCGCCGGGTGCACGGCTGA